Genomic DNA from Flavobacteriales bacterium:
TATGAAAAGATTACTACTCTCCTTATTAATTGTTTTTAGTGCCTACGGCACGATGGGGCAGTGTACGCCCGATGCCAGCATCACGGCTCCCGGAATATTCCCTCCCGCCGGTAGTACGGTTAATGGCGATGCTACCGTTAATTTGCCGGATGCCGAGATCGGTACTATGTACGATCAAGTTATCCAGGTTGGTATTCCATCGGATACGTCGATCGTTTTTGCAGGAACCACCGTTAGTGCAACCGTAGATAGCTTCCGCTTGGAGTTGATCAACAATTTGCCCGCCGGATTGAGCTTCAATTGCGATAACGCCACCTGCTCATGGCCTGGCGGAACCAACGGATGTGTTCGAATCTTCGGGACCCCAACAGGGCCTGTTCA
This window encodes:
- a CDS encoding T9SS type A sorting domain-containing protein produces the protein MKRLLLSLLIVFSAYGTMGQCTPDASITAPGIFPPAGSTVNGDATVNLPDAEIGTMYDQVIQVGIPSDTSIVFAGTTVSATVDSFRLELINNLPAGLSFNCDNATCSWPGGTNGCVRIFGTPTGPVQEHNLEVGIRGYLQVLTFPIDTLQTENRFKIQVNAPASLNENKKVSLELYPNPASDHLNIELANIAEQTVEWTLIDLSGRLVSQGEFLHLPGTETRINIGTPSNGIYLIQLSTDRGTLTRRVTIHE